A part of Myxococcus landrumus genomic DNA contains:
- a CDS encoding sensor histidine kinase, with product MSNQYEADAPAEQSRAGQTGPLDVMRSATPVAESGLPEAKSLDAAVEARACALLWEYLAAVRRRVDRLGVGLMVGQWMFALALAVAMSAHPWDWRVRPGLAPLWVALLWGGPLCIIPSTLALLRPGAGGTRHVMAAAQVLWSVLLVHLSGARLETYFHVFGSLALVTFYRDAKVLLTAGVAAVVAHLLRGIGWPQVGVTVAGTPGGSVLELVFWVGLVDGVLVLACRGATREMKRVAERQVLLARARETEFLERERLLERSGRELKDSRELVARMEKLAAVGKLTATVSHELRNPLAAARTANAAVVRRLRNVEGAREDARLQRFLDIVERELAVCASLTSEMLEFVRERPLVLRACSLHGLVEEAVDVVPRREGVRVENRVPTGLEPPWVDRELLRQVLINLVQNAAESMPPGREGVVSVSAELSGGRAFHIRVTDNGGGIPAQVLEHIFEPLFTTKEHGTGLGLTVVASTVRQHGGTLRVESREGEGSVFTICLPHARAAAEVACPS from the coding sequence ATGTCGAACCAATACGAGGCGGATGCGCCCGCGGAGCAGTCGCGTGCGGGGCAGACGGGTCCGCTGGATGTCATGCGTTCCGCCACGCCGGTGGCGGAGTCCGGGCTTCCGGAAGCGAAGTCGCTGGACGCGGCGGTGGAGGCGCGTGCCTGCGCGTTGTTGTGGGAGTACTTGGCGGCGGTGCGGCGCCGGGTGGATCGGCTGGGCGTGGGGTTGATGGTGGGGCAGTGGATGTTCGCCCTGGCCCTGGCGGTGGCCATGTCCGCGCATCCCTGGGATTGGCGGGTGCGCCCGGGGCTCGCGCCGCTGTGGGTGGCGCTGCTCTGGGGCGGGCCGCTGTGCATCATCCCCTCCACGCTGGCGCTGCTGCGGCCCGGTGCGGGGGGGACCCGTCATGTGATGGCGGCGGCACAGGTGCTGTGGTCCGTGCTGCTCGTGCACCTGTCGGGCGCGCGGCTGGAGACGTACTTCCATGTCTTCGGCTCCTTGGCGCTGGTGACCTTCTACCGGGACGCGAAGGTGCTGCTGACCGCGGGTGTGGCGGCGGTGGTGGCGCACCTGTTGCGGGGGATTGGCTGGCCGCAGGTGGGCGTCACCGTCGCGGGGACTCCGGGCGGCAGCGTGCTGGAGCTGGTGTTCTGGGTGGGGCTGGTGGATGGCGTGCTGGTGCTGGCGTGCCGGGGCGCGACGCGGGAGATGAAGCGCGTGGCGGAGCGGCAGGTGTTGCTGGCGCGAGCGCGCGAGACGGAGTTCCTGGAGCGGGAGCGTCTGCTGGAGCGAAGCGGTCGGGAGCTGAAGGACTCGCGGGAGCTGGTGGCCCGCATGGAGAAGCTCGCGGCGGTGGGGAAGCTGACGGCGACGGTGAGTCATGAGCTGCGCAATCCGCTGGCCGCGGCGCGCACCGCCAATGCCGCGGTGGTGCGCCGGCTGCGCAACGTGGAAGGGGCCCGGGAGGACGCGCGCCTTCAGCGCTTCCTGGACATCGTCGAGCGGGAGCTGGCCGTGTGCGCCAGCCTCACGTCGGAGATGTTGGAGTTCGTGCGCGAGCGCCCGCTGGTGCTGCGTGCCTGCTCATTGCATGGGTTGGTGGAGGAGGCCGTCGACGTGGTGCCTCGCCGCGAGGGTGTGCGCGTGGAGAACCGGGTGCCCACGGGTTTGGAGCCGCCGTGGGTGGACCGGGAGCTGCTGCGCCAGGTGCTCATCAACCTGGTGCAGAACGCCGCGGAGTCGATGCCGCCCGGGCGCGAAGGCGTGGTGTCCGTGTCGGCGGAGCTGAGCGGTGGGCGGGCCTTCCACATTCGGGTCACCGACAATGGTGGAGGGATTCCCGCCCAGGTGTTGGAGCACATCTTCGAGCCGCTCTTCACCACCAAGGAGCACGGCACGGGGCTGGGTCTGACAGTGGTGGCCAGCACCGTGCGGCAACATGGTGGCACCTTGCGCGTGGAGAGCCGCGAGGGCGAGGGCAGCGTCTTCACCATCTGCTTGCCCCACGCGCGGGCCGCGGCGGAGGTCGCCTGCCCCTCATAG
- a CDS encoding ADP-ribosylglycohydrolase family protein, whose translation MVTREERIEGGVLGLLVGDALGVPYEFHAPEWIPARDALDFEPPAGFSRAHADVPPGTWSDDGAHALCLLDSLLYQGRLDVEDLGRRLVNWREWGYLAVDGNVFDVGIQTDRALAMVRAGVPAVSAGPSGPQDNGNGALMRVLPLALWHPGSDAELAADAMLQSRVTHGHARSQVCCALYCLWARRALEGSARPWDEALTALRALYPEGTESRTELDSSILPTGAEDTPGQGTGYVVDCLRSARDCVGAQVSYEDVVRSAVRLGHDTDTTAAVAGGIAGVIHGVRGIPERWLRALRGRELVEPLLRKLVAHSAR comes from the coding sequence GTGGTGACACGCGAGGAGCGAATCGAGGGAGGGGTCCTCGGCCTGCTGGTGGGGGATGCGCTGGGGGTTCCCTATGAGTTCCACGCGCCGGAGTGGATTCCCGCGCGGGACGCGCTCGACTTCGAGCCCCCCGCGGGCTTCAGCCGCGCCCACGCGGACGTGCCGCCCGGCACCTGGTCCGACGACGGCGCGCATGCGCTCTGCCTGCTGGACTCACTGCTCTACCAGGGCCGCCTGGACGTGGAGGACCTGGGGCGCCGGTTGGTGAACTGGCGCGAGTGGGGTTACCTCGCGGTGGATGGCAATGTGTTCGACGTGGGCATCCAGACGGACCGGGCCCTGGCCATGGTGCGGGCGGGCGTGCCCGCGGTGAGCGCGGGGCCCTCTGGCCCGCAGGACAACGGCAATGGCGCCCTGATGCGGGTGTTGCCCCTGGCACTGTGGCACCCGGGAAGCGACGCGGAGCTCGCCGCGGATGCCATGCTTCAATCCCGGGTGACACATGGCCATGCACGGTCTCAAGTGTGTTGCGCTTTGTACTGTCTTTGGGCTCGGCGTGCATTGGAAGGCTCTGCCCGGCCCTGGGATGAGGCGTTGACGGCGCTGCGGGCGCTGTATCCCGAGGGCACCGAATCCCGCACGGAGTTGGACAGCAGCATCCTTCCGACGGGCGCCGAGGACACCCCGGGGCAAGGGACGGGCTATGTGGTGGACTGTCTTCGCTCGGCCCGGGACTGTGTCGGGGCCCAGGTCTCCTATGAAGACGTGGTCCGCTCCGCGGTGCGCCTGGGGCATGACACCGACACGACGGCGGCGGTGGCCGGCGGCATCGCGGGCGTGATTCACGGTGTGCGGGGCATCCCGGAGCGCTGGCTCCGGGCCCTGCGCGGACGCGAGCTCGTGGAGCCGCTCCTGCGCAAGCTGGTGGCGCACTCGGCACGCTGA
- a CDS encoding OmpA family protein — protein MGFNLIDMVRERFTGNVVQQMGSALGEDPGTLTKALPGAIAAVGGSVVERGSTEAGAQRLMSQLNEGGYTGPDAGSDDALSPDTVERGQGMLNGLFGDKLGMLSSVLGRTGGFSNSKSASGLLAVVAPMVMGVIGKHVRDNRMSASGLSQLLGSQRSLLSAAMPAGLGSVLGMGGSGPRVVEEVHETRTVPSVETVRRQQPIERAPVHAEPRKQNLSWVIPVALLALLAGWFLTRGKREAPRREQAAATQPAQPPPPTEPARPAPDDTGVGGAGNTGTRAPTVVQDAQGMRQAIDSGANSFILGGVNFDEGSAALTPQSDASVGQLASVLREKPDARVRIAGHTDSTGDPAANRQLAQRRAEAVRSALVEDGIPASRVDVAAVGSEKPVANNDTTQGRDMNRRIEVQMLSR, from the coding sequence ATGGGATTCAACCTCATCGACATGGTCCGTGAGCGCTTCACCGGCAACGTGGTGCAACAGATGGGCTCCGCCCTGGGCGAGGACCCGGGCACGCTGACCAAGGCCCTGCCTGGCGCCATCGCGGCGGTGGGAGGAAGCGTGGTGGAGCGAGGCTCCACCGAAGCCGGCGCCCAGCGCCTGATGTCCCAGCTCAACGAGGGGGGTTACACGGGCCCCGACGCGGGCAGCGACGACGCGCTCTCGCCCGACACGGTGGAGCGGGGACAGGGCATGCTCAATGGCCTGTTCGGCGACAAGCTGGGGATGCTCAGCAGCGTGCTCGGCCGCACGGGAGGCTTCAGCAACTCGAAGTCCGCGTCCGGCCTGCTCGCCGTGGTGGCGCCCATGGTCATGGGCGTGATTGGCAAACACGTGCGCGACAACCGGATGAGCGCATCGGGGTTGAGCCAGCTTCTCGGCAGCCAGCGCTCGCTGCTCTCCGCCGCCATGCCCGCGGGCCTGGGCAGCGTGCTGGGCATGGGCGGCTCGGGGCCGCGCGTCGTCGAGGAGGTCCACGAGACACGCACCGTCCCCTCCGTGGAGACGGTGCGACGCCAGCAGCCCATCGAACGTGCCCCCGTGCACGCCGAGCCCCGGAAGCAGAACCTGTCGTGGGTCATCCCCGTGGCGCTGCTTGCGCTGCTGGCGGGCTGGTTCCTCACGCGTGGCAAGCGCGAGGCGCCTCGGCGTGAACAGGCGGCCGCCACGCAGCCCGCGCAACCCCCGCCGCCGACCGAGCCCGCCCGGCCCGCTCCGGATGACACGGGCGTGGGTGGCGCCGGAAATACGGGCACCCGCGCGCCGACCGTCGTGCAGGACGCGCAGGGCATGCGCCAGGCCATCGACAGCGGCGCGAACAGCTTCATCCTGGGCGGCGTGAACTTCGACGAAGGCTCCGCGGCGCTGACGCCGCAGAGCGACGCCAGCGTGGGTCAGCTCGCGTCGGTGCTGCGCGAGAAGCCCGACGCGCGCGTGCGCATCGCCGGCCACACGGACTCCACGGGTGACCCGGCCGCCAACCGCCAGCTGGCGCAGCGCCGGGCGGAGGCCGTGCGGTCCGCGCTCGTCGAGGACGGCATCCCCGCCAGCCGCGTGGACGTCGCCGCCGTGGGTTCCGAAAAACCCGTGGCGAACAATGACACCACGCAGGGCCGCGACATGAACCGCCGCATCGAAGTCCAGATGTTGAGCCGCTGA
- a CDS encoding TIGR02265 family protein: MTVIAFRSRERETLDPGCELERRLGLSATEDRARGMFFLGVMDVVRRESGETAAARCLAASGERRFVPFFLYPVSAFLRMSFAAAEILAPRLGGFETAMRIIGAQATHDFLDSVVGRSFLMLAAGDPRRLINNLPSGYRTAVTYGERHVTWTGNQDACFNVFRDFMPHTYHEGVLQAVLQAIGTRVARVRGRPLSLLDCEYVMSWA, from the coding sequence ATGACTGTGATTGCGTTCCGGAGTCGGGAACGAGAAACTCTCGACCCAGGCTGCGAGCTGGAACGACGTCTGGGGTTGTCGGCGACCGAGGACCGGGCTCGCGGCATGTTCTTCCTGGGAGTGATGGACGTGGTGCGGAGGGAGTCCGGAGAGACCGCGGCCGCCCGGTGCCTGGCGGCGTCCGGCGAGCGGCGCTTCGTCCCTTTCTTCCTCTATCCCGTCAGTGCCTTCCTGCGGATGTCCTTCGCCGCGGCGGAAATCCTCGCGCCCCGACTGGGTGGCTTCGAGACCGCCATGCGCATCATCGGCGCGCAGGCGACCCATGACTTCCTCGACTCGGTGGTGGGGCGCAGCTTCCTGATGCTCGCCGCGGGAGACCCCCGGCGGCTCATCAACAACCTGCCCTCCGGCTACCGAACGGCCGTGACCTACGGCGAGCGGCACGTGACGTGGACGGGCAACCAGGACGCGTGCTTCAACGTGTTCCGGGACTTCATGCCCCACACGTATCACGAGGGGGTGTTGCAAGCGGTGCTGCAGGCCATTGGCACCCGCGTCGCGCGTGTGCGCGGGCGCCCCTTGAGCCTGCTGGACTGCGAATACGTCATGTCGTGGGCCTGA
- a CDS encoding lipase family alpha/beta hydrolase gives MRGFKTGWMLACCGVLGTASLAQAQPPQATLHPVVFAHGMGGYEDLLGFAYFGDEMGLFVGDACDEPLEWHCNAGLHPRQRTFGSQVLAFHSSEVRGLDLAADIEGLLATTGAKRVNIIGHSQGGIDARKAAKVLFEQQHRAVVDVLVGVSSPHRGSPVAKYILDMGPGVSSVVAALANIFGNSVYAPGNDAIAAMKQLVYDDIQSNDGVVTGMKAFNTAYPMDSRHVSSYTSLLTAQTAAQVNPAFYLLRLGFLDIDGNGYCVDDCDGDGAAGQGDGIRQDRDDDGVVGINSQQMGKRLRYTESVWGPGLIAEDRSIPAVTDLNAPNVVQMTSISSVLDQDHLDVVGVGPDLFNEPKFYAAIIQYIREHE, from the coding sequence ATGAGAGGGTTCAAGACCGGATGGATGCTGGCCTGCTGCGGGGTCCTGGGGACCGCGAGCCTCGCGCAAGCCCAGCCGCCACAAGCCACGCTCCATCCGGTGGTCTTCGCGCACGGCATGGGGGGCTATGAAGACCTGCTGGGCTTCGCCTACTTCGGCGACGAGATGGGCTTGTTCGTGGGCGACGCCTGCGACGAGCCGCTCGAATGGCATTGCAATGCCGGCCTCCACCCGAGGCAGCGGACCTTCGGCTCACAGGTGCTGGCGTTCCACTCCTCGGAGGTCCGCGGACTGGACCTGGCCGCCGACATCGAGGGCCTCCTGGCGACGACGGGCGCCAAGCGGGTGAACATCATCGGCCACTCGCAGGGCGGCATCGACGCGCGCAAGGCGGCCAAGGTGCTCTTCGAGCAGCAGCATCGCGCGGTGGTGGACGTCCTGGTCGGCGTGTCGTCTCCGCACCGGGGCTCGCCGGTGGCGAAGTACATCCTGGACATGGGGCCTGGGGTGTCGTCGGTGGTCGCCGCGCTGGCGAACATCTTCGGCAACAGCGTCTACGCGCCGGGCAATGACGCCATCGCCGCCATGAAACAGCTCGTCTATGACGACATCCAATCCAACGACGGAGTCGTCACGGGAATGAAGGCCTTCAACACGGCCTACCCCATGGACTCGCGCCATGTCTCCTCGTACACGTCGCTGCTCACGGCGCAGACGGCCGCGCAGGTGAATCCCGCGTTCTACCTGCTGCGGCTCGGGTTCCTCGACATCGACGGGAACGGGTATTGCGTCGATGACTGCGATGGGGATGGCGCGGCGGGGCAGGGGGATGGCATCCGCCAGGACCGCGATGATGACGGCGTGGTGGGTATCAACTCCCAGCAGATGGGGAAGCGGCTGCGCTACACGGAGTCGGTGTGGGGACCGGGCCTCATCGCCGAGGACCGCTCCATCCCCGCCGTCACGGATTTGAACGCGCCCAACGTCGTTCAGATGACTTCGATATCCAGCGTCCTGGACCAGGACCACCTGGACGTCGTGGGTGTCGGGCCCGACCTGTTCAACGAGCCCAAGTTCTACGCCGCCATCATCCAATACATCCGCGAACACGAGTGA
- the folD gene encoding bifunctional methylenetetrahydrofolate dehydrogenase/methenyltetrahydrofolate cyclohydrolase FolD has translation MAQLIDGKAVAARVRAEVKSEVSRLQAERGLIPGLAVVRVGDDPASQVYVAGKKKAAEEVGFRSWEHHRDSSISQDELLALVHRLNEDSAVHGILVQLPLPRHLDAEAIISAVRPEKDVDGFHPLNAGNLLLGRPATRACTPLGVMRLLEEVGCEPASKNAVVVGRSNIVGKPMALMLLQRNATVTLCHSKSDLPAEVSRADILVVAAGVRELVKGAWVKPGAVVIDVGMNRKEDGKLVGDVEFAAAAERASFITPVPGGVGPMTIAMLIRNTLEAAMRGVTPSSH, from the coding sequence ATGGCCCAGTTGATTGATGGCAAGGCAGTGGCCGCGCGCGTCCGGGCGGAGGTGAAGTCGGAAGTCAGCCGCCTCCAGGCGGAGCGGGGCCTCATCCCCGGGCTCGCGGTGGTGCGGGTGGGAGACGACCCCGCGTCCCAGGTGTATGTGGCGGGGAAGAAGAAGGCCGCGGAGGAAGTGGGCTTCCGTTCCTGGGAACACCACCGGGACTCCTCCATCTCCCAGGACGAGCTGCTCGCATTGGTGCACCGGCTCAACGAGGACTCCGCCGTGCACGGCATCCTCGTGCAGCTGCCGCTGCCCAGGCACCTCGACGCGGAGGCCATCATCTCCGCGGTGCGGCCGGAGAAGGACGTGGATGGCTTCCATCCGCTCAACGCGGGGAACCTGCTGCTGGGGCGTCCGGCGACGCGGGCCTGTACACCGCTGGGCGTGATGCGGCTGTTGGAAGAGGTGGGCTGTGAGCCCGCGAGCAAGAACGCGGTGGTGGTGGGGCGCAGCAACATCGTGGGCAAGCCGATGGCGCTGATGCTCCTGCAGCGCAATGCCACGGTGACGCTCTGCCACAGCAAGAGCGACCTGCCGGCGGAGGTGTCGCGCGCGGACATCCTCGTCGTCGCGGCGGGGGTGCGCGAACTGGTCAAGGGTGCCTGGGTGAAGCCTGGCGCGGTGGTCATCGACGTGGGCATGAACCGGAAGGAGGATGGGAAGCTGGTGGGGGACGTGGAGTTCGCCGCCGCCGCCGAGCGCGCCTCCTTCATCACCCCCGTCCCCGGAGGTGTGGGGCCGATGACGATTGCCATGCTCATCCGCAACACCCTCGAGGCCGCCATGCGCGGAGTCACCCCGTCATCGCATTGA
- a CDS encoding TerB family tellurite resistance protein, whose amino-acid sequence MGQGKVLGVMLGLMVGLLIGNPWAIILLGVVGGIAGYRFDEMHSLPSESPDALADFPPLEPSAFATRGGPRDAASVQEESDAHLTRSLCALFVEVARADGEVRREEVREIRRYFEEVLKYGPDSLEFVRGRLKDFISHPPNLDDAAAACQEALPALERRRLLEALFELSLVDGALQRSEREVLGRVGVALGLSDAEQRAVASIHLGDASMHYEVLGLTAAASDSDVKRAFRRLAAELHPDKHAHLSGEDADEAARQFQEVRDAYEEIRRLRGL is encoded by the coding sequence ATGGGACAAGGAAAAGTGCTGGGGGTGATGCTGGGTCTCATGGTGGGGCTGCTCATCGGCAACCCCTGGGCCATCATCCTGCTCGGCGTGGTGGGTGGCATCGCCGGGTATCGCTTCGACGAGATGCACTCCCTGCCCTCCGAGTCCCCGGACGCCCTCGCGGACTTCCCGCCGCTGGAGCCCTCCGCCTTCGCCACGCGGGGTGGACCGCGCGACGCCGCGTCCGTGCAGGAGGAGTCCGACGCGCACCTCACCCGCAGCCTGTGCGCCCTCTTCGTGGAGGTGGCGCGCGCCGACGGCGAGGTGCGGCGGGAAGAGGTGCGGGAGATTCGCCGCTACTTCGAGGAGGTCCTCAAGTACGGCCCGGATTCGCTCGAGTTCGTGCGCGGCCGGCTCAAGGACTTCATCTCCCATCCGCCCAACCTGGATGACGCCGCGGCCGCCTGTCAGGAGGCCCTCCCGGCGCTCGAGCGACGACGGCTGCTGGAGGCGCTCTTCGAACTGTCCCTCGTGGATGGCGCCCTCCAGCGCTCCGAGCGCGAGGTGCTGGGACGGGTGGGTGTGGCGCTGGGCCTCTCGGACGCGGAGCAGCGGGCCGTGGCATCGATTCACCTGGGGGACGCGTCGATGCACTACGAGGTGCTCGGGCTGACCGCCGCCGCCTCGGACTCCGACGTGAAGCGGGCCTTCCGCCGGCTCGCCGCCGAGCTGCACCCCGACAAGCACGCCCACCTGTCGGGCGAGGACGCCGACGAGGCCGCGCGCCAGTTCCAGGAGGTGCGCGACGCCTATGAGGAAATCCGGCGCCTGCGCGGGCTATAG
- a CDS encoding Smr/MutS family protein — MSQQRKPPPKKKEEAFHNNPFKSAIKSIQDKDKQEAQARAAAETQKRKPPPAPARAAKAPRESADDEASLFFSAMDGVAQITNRGEAPKTNPRLPELIDDNAEALAQLSELVESQGDFDISDAGELIEGISPGVDRNLLRSLRRGDFPRTGQLDLHGLTQAEARSAAERFLSDSRRARRRCVLIVHGRGLNSKDQAPVLKTWVREWLSQKRISAMVLAFCSARPEDGGSGAVYVLLRR; from the coding sequence ATGAGCCAGCAGCGCAAGCCACCGCCCAAGAAGAAGGAAGAGGCGTTTCACAACAACCCCTTCAAGTCCGCCATCAAGTCCATCCAGGACAAGGACAAGCAGGAGGCCCAGGCCCGCGCCGCCGCGGAGACCCAGAAGCGCAAGCCCCCGCCGGCCCCCGCCCGCGCGGCCAAGGCCCCCCGTGAGAGCGCGGACGACGAGGCCTCCCTCTTCTTCTCCGCCATGGACGGCGTGGCGCAAATCACCAATCGCGGGGAGGCCCCCAAGACGAACCCGCGCCTGCCGGAGCTCATCGACGACAACGCGGAGGCACTCGCGCAGCTCTCCGAGCTGGTCGAGAGCCAGGGCGACTTCGACATCTCCGACGCGGGGGAGCTCATCGAGGGCATCAGCCCCGGCGTCGACCGCAACCTGCTGCGCTCCCTGCGCCGGGGCGACTTCCCGCGCACGGGACAGCTGGACCTGCACGGCCTGACTCAGGCCGAGGCCCGGTCCGCCGCGGAGCGTTTCCTCTCCGACAGCCGCCGCGCCCGCAGACGGTGTGTCCTCATCGTCCATGGCCGGGGGTTGAACTCCAAGGACCAGGCCCCTGTCTTGAAGACGTGGGTCCGGGAGTGGCTGTCGCAGAAACGCATCAGCGCGATGGTGCTGGCGTTCTGCAGCGCACGTCCCGAGGACGGGGGAAGCGGAGCGGTGTACGTGCTGCTGAGACGGTAG
- a CDS encoding adenosine deaminase, producing MARELIDLHIHVGGSVAPHILWSIAHQQGFKLPVKTYFDFVELITSRPGKVGSLDDYLKILHTWTEKIQSSPSAIERSVYEIIGKEYRGSRVTQIELRFNPMKRNLHSELDLDHIIHAALRGMDRAVLEYGVKVGFIFCLAREFDHRLNSILVDKAIKYRTRGVYGIDLAGTETNAMELKPEVVAQYEDLFARARRGGLKCTVHTGETAGTGAEGVMSVVEKLKPHRIGHGIRAAYDENAMKVLRENDIVLELCPTSNLHTKAVEGVEELRHIIRTFWDRKVKFTINTDGPYLLETDMRREIELVESHGILTPEQVDQTLAWARQSSFIPG from the coding sequence ATGGCACGCGAATTGATTGACCTGCATATCCACGTGGGCGGCTCGGTGGCCCCCCACATCCTCTGGTCCATCGCTCACCAGCAGGGCTTCAAGCTCCCAGTCAAGACCTACTTCGACTTCGTGGAGCTCATCACCTCGCGTCCAGGCAAGGTGGGAAGCCTGGATGACTACCTCAAGATTCTCCACACGTGGACGGAGAAGATTCAGTCGTCGCCGAGCGCCATCGAGCGCTCCGTCTACGAAATCATCGGCAAGGAGTACCGGGGCAGCCGGGTGACGCAAATCGAGCTGCGCTTCAATCCCATGAAGCGCAACCTCCACTCGGAGCTGGACCTGGACCACATCATCCACGCGGCGCTGCGAGGCATGGACCGCGCGGTGCTGGAGTACGGGGTGAAGGTGGGCTTCATCTTCTGCCTGGCCCGCGAGTTCGACCACCGGCTCAACAGCATCCTCGTGGACAAGGCCATCAAGTACCGCACGCGCGGCGTGTACGGCATCGACCTGGCGGGCACCGAGACGAACGCCATGGAGCTCAAGCCGGAGGTCGTCGCGCAGTACGAGGACCTGTTCGCCCGGGCGAGGCGCGGCGGGCTCAAGTGCACGGTGCACACCGGCGAGACGGCGGGCACGGGCGCCGAGGGCGTCATGTCCGTGGTGGAGAAGCTCAAGCCGCACCGCATCGGCCACGGCATCCGCGCGGCGTATGACGAGAACGCGATGAAGGTGCTGCGCGAGAACGACATCGTCCTGGAGCTGTGCCCCACGTCCAACCTGCACACCAAGGCGGTGGAAGGCGTGGAGGAGCTGCGCCACATCATCCGCACCTTCTGGGACCGCAAGGTGAAGTTCACCATCAACACGGACGGCCCCTACCTGCTCGAGACGGACATGCGCCGCGAAATCGAGCTGGTGGAGAGCCACGGCATCCTCACCCCGGAGCAGGTGGATCAAACCCTGGCCTGGGCGCGGCAGTCGTCCTTCATCCCGGGCTGA
- a CDS encoding quinone-dependent dihydroorotate dehydrogenase, with product MYGLTRSLLFQFSAERAHRLGIAGLRQLGHFRGLCQSMRARTLQGTTDAMAVEVAGLRFAHPVALAAGLDKDAEAVDGLFACGFSAVEIGTITPRPQPGNPLPRLFRLPEHQAIINRMGFNNHGATVAAAHLRQRDWHPGPLGVNVGKNKDTPLEQAVDDYVACVDALAPLGDYVVVNASSPNTPGLRKLQEPEQLSALLGTVQERLSAVAPGKPLFLKIAPDLTPEAVDEVVDVARARKLAGLIATNTTVARPFEHPLAKEAGGLSGAPVREPANAVIRRAYQRSGGALPIIGVGGVFSAQDVYEKLRAGASVVQVYTGFIYEGPGMVRRILPALAQLLAKDGFTRVTQAIGADHPGLKPPAS from the coding sequence ATGTACGGACTGACTCGCTCGCTCCTCTTCCAGTTCTCCGCGGAGCGAGCGCACCGGCTGGGCATCGCCGGCCTGCGCCAGCTGGGCCACTTCCGGGGCCTGTGCCAGTCGATGCGCGCGCGCACGCTGCAGGGCACCACCGACGCGATGGCCGTGGAGGTGGCGGGCCTGCGCTTCGCCCACCCGGTGGCCCTGGCGGCGGGCCTGGACAAGGACGCGGAGGCGGTGGACGGCCTGTTCGCCTGCGGTTTCTCCGCCGTGGAGATTGGGACGATTACGCCCCGCCCCCAGCCCGGCAACCCGCTGCCCCGGCTGTTCCGACTGCCGGAGCACCAGGCCATCATCAACCGCATGGGCTTCAACAACCACGGCGCCACCGTGGCCGCGGCCCACCTGCGTCAGCGCGACTGGCACCCGGGCCCCCTGGGCGTCAACGTGGGCAAGAACAAGGACACGCCGCTGGAGCAGGCGGTGGACGACTACGTGGCCTGCGTGGACGCGCTCGCGCCCCTGGGCGACTACGTGGTGGTCAACGCCTCGTCTCCCAACACCCCGGGCCTGCGCAAGCTGCAGGAGCCAGAGCAGCTGTCCGCGCTCCTCGGCACCGTGCAGGAGCGGCTCTCCGCCGTGGCTCCGGGCAAGCCCCTCTTCCTCAAGATTGCCCCCGACCTGACGCCCGAGGCGGTGGATGAAGTGGTGGACGTCGCGCGCGCGCGGAAGCTCGCGGGACTCATCGCCACCAACACCACGGTGGCGCGTCCGTTCGAGCATCCGCTGGCGAAGGAGGCCGGAGGCCTGTCCGGCGCCCCCGTGCGGGAGCCCGCCAACGCCGTCATCCGGCGCGCATATCAGCGCTCGGGAGGCGCGCTGCCCATCATCGGCGTGGGGGGTGTCTTCTCCGCCCAGGACGTCTACGAGAAGCTGCGCGCGGGTGCGTCCGTGGTGCAGGTCTACACGGGATTCATCTACGAGGGGCCCGGCATGGTGCGCCGCATCCTCCCCGCACTGGCCCAGCTGCTGGCGAAGGACGGCTTCACCCGCGTCACGCAAGCCATTGGCGCGGACCATCCGGGGCTGAAGCCCCCCGCGAGCTGA
- a CDS encoding DUF4097 family beta strand repeat-containing protein, translating into MEVTQEGDDIRARVCCGPCEERRQSCKGISPVRFVVKVPRESAVEVSVVNAAVTVQGVKGEQRVSAVDGRVEVNGSERRLSVSTVKGEVVLAPRKLEGVEISTVSGDVRLKLPERADATVEFSSVGGSFNGKSVSLGSKSRTYGAGTHQVEVSTVGGSLTVQE; encoded by the coding sequence GTGGAGGTTACCCAGGAGGGTGACGACATCCGGGCGAGGGTGTGCTGCGGCCCCTGCGAGGAGCGGAGGCAGTCGTGCAAGGGCATCAGCCCGGTGCGTTTCGTGGTGAAGGTGCCGCGCGAGTCAGCGGTGGAGGTGTCGGTCGTCAACGCGGCGGTGACGGTGCAGGGCGTGAAGGGTGAGCAGCGCGTGTCCGCCGTGGACGGCCGTGTGGAAGTGAACGGTTCGGAGCGACGGTTGTCGGTGAGTACCGTTAAAGGGGAAGTGGTACTGGCTCCCCGGAAGCTCGAGGGTGTCGAAATCAGCACGGTGTCGGGTGACGTCCGGCTGAAGCTGCCGGAGCGAGCGGATGCCACGGTGGAATTCAGTTCCGTTGGGGGGAGTTTCAACGGGAAGTCCGTCTCCCTGGGCTCCAAGTCCCGGACCTACGGCGCGGGCACCCATCAGGTGGAAGTCAGCACCGTGGGCGGCTCGCTGACGGTTCAAGAATAA